Genomic segment of Panicum virgatum strain AP13 chromosome 9N, P.virgatum_v5, whole genome shotgun sequence:
TTGGCTGGGCTGCTACCCTGTTGAAGGTATGTCGATGTGATACTAGTTTTTTAAATAGTATTAAGTAGACCACAGCTGTATAGTTTAATCATATTggtttttaattattttttataggaAGCATCTGAAGCTGCCAAAATTTGTGCTTCATTGACTGGAACCCTTTCATGTGTTTGGAAATTGCATGGAGATGTTCAGGTACTTGACTTCTCATCATTAACTCATCGGTTAAGTTTGCTTGGCATCTCATATTCTAATTAATTTATTCTACTGTATACCTTGCCTACTTTTGTCAGCTTGCACTTGCGAGATGCTTTCCATGGGTGGATGGGAAGATCAAGAGGGGTGTAGATGCGCAGATGTTCAaagattctgttcaggagtggAGAAATGCAATTCTGTCAGCAGCAAATGGTGCAAAACTCTCATATCAACGGGCTTTGCATCTTACACCCTGGGAAGCTAATGTTCACAATGATACTTCTATTTGTCTTGATCTGATATATTCCATGGATGACAATAACAGACACAACCCCAATGTTTGGTAAACTTCTTTGTTGCTCATGCTAATACCATGTTACTTTACAGATGGTCTTATAAGAGCTGTCTGATGCAACAGGGAGCTGTCAGAGAAAATGTCACTTGGTGCCTTGATACTGGAACCAGTCAATAAGGATTTCTGGGTTACATTGGGTTCCATGTCAAGTGATCTGGCTTTGAAGCAGCATTCTTTCATTAGGGCACTTCATCTTGATATGTCTTTTTCTGAAGCTTGGGCATACCTTGGAAAGGTATTGCTGTTAAAGCAACAGCTGATTGATTCTGCTACTAGCAGGTGATGACTAATAGTTTGACATTCAGATTTACAGGCAATCAGGTGATAAACAATTGGCTAAAGAAGCATTTGATCGAGCTCGAAGCATTGATCCTTCGTTGGCCTTGCCGTGGGCTGGAATGTCGGCAGAAAATTATCACCAATCTGGGTACCCTTCCCCTCTCATTTATGAAAAGATTTTATACTTTGCTCTCCATAATTATTATCTCAAAGATGAATTTTCTATTTTGTGTGATTTTAAAGGGGCAGTACAGTAAATGAATCCTTTGAAAGCTGCTTGAGGGCTGCACAGATCCTACCTGTAAGTAAAGTTTACCATCACGAATGTCTTCACTTCACAGCAAAACgattttctattttcttccCTTCAAGCTAGTATTTGATTTCATTCTTTTATGTTATTGCACCAGCTGCCAGAGTTCCAGATTGGCCTTGGAACAATTGCTGCCCATACTGGTAATCTTCTTTCACCTCAGGTATGCATCCAAATTTGTTTGTGCTTTGAAGCTTCCAAACTAAATACTGAGCATGCTATGCTTGAAGCTAATTCTGTTTATGGCAACAATTGATTCATCCCAATGGCAGTTCCTACTTGATCTTCATTCGTAAATTCTACATTATTTAGCCTCTTGACACTAGAGCTACATGTTGATTCACTGAGTTATGTGATACATTAGTGGTGTTTGGGTACTTATCGAACAACAATGTGGTTAACATATTAAATTAAACTCTTTATGCCTGGTGCCATTATGTAGGTGTTGATGGCTGTAAGGCAGGCTGTTCATCGAGCACCTCATTACCCAGAGTCTCACAATATAAATGGCTTGGTTTCTGAAGTGCGATCAGATTTTCAGTCTGCAATCAGATTTTATCAACAAGCGAGATCTGCTTTAGGCATGATGAACAATTCCAAGTCAGACAATAAAGATGCTTTTGCTGATGTTTCAGTGAACCTTGCCCGGTCACTATACAAGGTAACTGTGCTACGCTAATACTGTCGCACCTGGTCTGATGAAGTTAAACATACCAAGGAGCTAAAACCATGGTGTTTTGTATAGTACTTCTGGATGCTGATTGATTGGGTATGCCTTTTTATTGTTCATATGTACTCTAACCATAGCACTAACTACAGGCTGGTCTTGCAACTGATGCAGTGCGGGAGTGTGAAGAGTTGAGATCCCTAGGTATTGCTTTTATTTTCCTTCCAGCGATGGAAGGATGCCATCCCTAATTTCTCTGAGTTGGCCTTGTAGCATGAACAATATATCCTTGTAAGATATTTTCATGGTACACAATGTATAAACTAACAAGTAGTCCCAAACTTTCTAGGACTGCTGAGCATGGATGGATTGCAGATATATGCTCTTGCATTGTGGAAAACTGGACGGAGTGAGGAAGCTCTTTCTGTATCTAGAAACTTGGCTGAAAATTTATCTGGCATGAAACCAGAGAGTGCAGCTGTGGCTTTGGGATTCATATGCACATTGACGTATGCAATTTCTGGGAAGGACTCTGCAGCTGCAGTCATTCACAAGCTTCCTGGTCAACTCAATTACAGCTCCCAGTTGAAATTTATTATTTCTGCATTGGATGCTTTGCATCCAAACAAGCGTTTCCAGTTGCCTCAGTTGAGTATGCCTCCTAGGCTTACATCCAATGAAGTGATGACTGAAGTCCACTCGAATATTGCTCTTGGGAAGGCAGTACGTATCCTAAATTCTGTCATTATATATTTCTATGGAAAAATTAGTTTATTTTGGATCTATGCAAGGCAtattaatataaataaaaaatgtcCTTGCAGATTGAGGGGGAAATGGACAAGCCATTGAGGGTTGATGCTAGCTTGTCTTACCTGAAAAAGGTTCTGCACATGTATCCTGATTGCAGTTTAGTGAGGTAATGTTCTTTCTAGGACTGGTCATATCAGGTGTTCAAAAATGTACTAAACTTGATGTTCTTTTTTGCTACATGCTGCAGAAACCAACTTGGATCTCTGCTCCTGTGGAGTGGAGATTGGATGGCTTCTCATAAAGCAATAAGGGTTATTTCTGTGACACATGGTCACACATCCAGTATGGGCCTAAGATCTGCACATCAAATTCAAGCATCTGCAATGGCTTGTTGCTATGCTACTTGCACCTCTTATCCAAAGTTCTCTTTCCCAACATGTGAACACCAGTACTTAAGTGGACGTGATGAAATACACCACTTGCAAAGGTATATCCTCTCCTTGCTACATTGATAACAAGGTATGTCTTTGGTAGGCAAGCTaattgtgtgttttttttttctctgaagGTGGGTTCATCGTGAACCATGGAATCAAGATGCACGCTACCTGCTTGTCCTTGCTATTTTCCAAAAAGCACGTGAAGAGAAGTACCCCAGACATATTTGTATCATTTTGAAAAGGCTTATTATGCAAGTGCTATCCAACATTAGCAATTTACATGAGAACAAAGTTGTGCAGTATGAGGTGTTCCTGCTGCTTCTTTTATCTTCAGAGATCTGTTTGCAATATTTAGACTATGAAAATTGCATTGCTCAAGCTAAAGAAGCTCTAAGAATGACTGCCTCTAGCTGTGTTGATACGTTCTTTGCACACTTGCAACTGTGTCGGGCCTATGCAGTGCAAGGGGATCTTTTGAACTCCAGGAATGAGTACATGAACTGCTTGAaaaaacatacgaatactgagATGGGTTGGGTAATGCTGAAGCACCTTGAATCTGCATGTTCATTGGAGGCCTCTTCTGATGAAATATATAAAAATCTTCGTGAGTGCATTAAAAGGAATGGCAGTGACCTGACGAAATGGATGTCTCTTTACAATCTAGTCTGTGCTCAGTGCTCTATAGTGGATGAAAACTTTGCAAGCGCTGAAGAAGCTCTTGCTCAGGCATGCGCTGAAGGAGATCCGGATAGCTGCATCCTATTCCTCAATGGTAATCTACTTTCTTCTCATGTAGCTCATTTGAATTGTAACTGGTTCTCCAAGAtctcttgttgtttatcatgtGCAGTTGCACTGTGAACTTGGTTATGTTGTCTAGCTTTCTATTTAGTCAACAAACTCTCTGCTAATCTTATACTGTGTTGATAAGTATGCCCTTTACCTGGCGATTTATGCACTGCCCATTGACTGGTACAAACTGTTAGGTTATGCTGATAATGATTAATGAAAAAAATGTGCTTAGTTGTTACATTTCTTGGCAATTAATTCTGGAATCGAGTGGACCCAATCTGTAGGGATGTGAAGTTCATTGTTCTAAATTTGTTCTTATTTTTTCCTGTATGGTCGATGCTAGTCCAGAATATGGCCTGAGTAATTGCTTGTTAGTTCTGTTTTATGTTTTTTATTATGTACTGAATGAAACATCACCATGATAGGTGCAACCTGTATGGAAATTGCCCGGAGGTTTGCGGCTCCTCAGTTTATATACCGTGCAGCTCCCAGCCTCAGAAAGGCCCAGCAGAAATCACATGCATCTTTACCTCTGGTGTCACTTCTACTGGCACAAGCCGAGGGCAGCCTTGGCTCCAAAACAAAGTGGGAGAAGAACCTTCGCCTGGAATGGTTCTCATGGCCCCCAGGTAGGAAACTGAAGCAAAGCTTCAGACAGAACACTCCTGGGTTTCCAGTCATCTGTTTGGTTTCTGGCATGTGATCCCAGTTGCttaaaggtttttttttttgcgcagaACTGCGGCCTGCGGAAGTGTACTTCCAAATGCACCTACTGGCGAGGCAGTCGGCCGCGGCGGCTTCCCAGCAGAACCAGCTGGTGGAGACGATGCAGAGCCCGGAGAGCTGGCTGCTTCGGGCGATTCACCTGAACCCGTCATGCTGCCGGTATTGGAAGGCTCTGCTGCAGCTTATGGACGCGTAACCTTTTGTCTCTGAAAGTGTTTTGGCCCTTGCACAATCGTGCCGCCggcttcttgttgttgttgtaagatGTAATCATGTAGCCCATAGATTGGCTTGGATTGATGACGACCAATGTGCACGTGCATGTTGCTTTGGGATGCTTGGATACTAGTACTGCAGCTTGTAGGATCGGACCGTTGTTTTTGTTCCCCGTGCTGTAACCTACAGTTTGCGGGAGCATTTTTTCGAAATGATACTGCTAGCATTAGTTTGCAGAAATACAGAGCCAACAGAAAGGTATCTCAAAAAGTGAACTCAGCTCAATAGCATTTTGATTTTGTTTGTGGCAGGAAAACTAGAACTAGCTACGACAGTCAGTCTATTTACATCTTTTGACATGCATGCAGACATACGAGCCCGAGATTCTACCATGGAGATATATTTAACTCGTCTGCCTTTTTCTTCAGCTTTAAGCACTTTGTCTAGAAGCAAGAACCTGCTGAAGTTCCAAGCCCAACCACAGCAAAACACTCCGAGTACACGTAGCCCTCATCCATTGTTCCTGTCGGTCCGGCAGTGTAGAGCTGAGCTGAGCTTGAGCAGGTCCCAAGTCCGTCAACAAGTGTAACCAAATCCAAAGGACGTGCCCACGTCACGCCGCAGCAGCTCGACCCTCGCTGCGCTGTTCTCCCAGGCCCAGTAAAATAACCCTATCCAAATCCCCCTTCGGCCCACGCGTCACGCCGCCGCTTGCCGGGGCACCGAGGCGCGCCACGCGTCCTCCGCTCCCGCGCCAGGCTGCGTCGTCTTAACTTCGCCGCCGCTCTCGTCGAGCCCCCGAACGCCTCCGTCGCTCGCCACCGCTTGTCCCGCTTCAAGCATCAGCCGAAGCCGACGCGCGCGCCCCTCGCGACGCAGGGGAAGTATCACCCGCGCGCTCTCTCCGGCCGCCCGCGCGCTCTCCCCGGCcgcctcgctcgctcgctcgcgcgCACGCCACGCCATGTCAGGCGGCGTCGGCCCGACGGCGGGGGGCGGCATCACGCTGCCGTCCATgggcgcgcccccgccgccgctgcacccGACGCCCACCTCCCCGACGGCGCGCCCGCACCACCACTACTACCTCTTCTCCATCAAGCAGCTCAACAcgctgggcgcggccgccgtgcTCGCCTTCTCCACCACGGTCCCGCTCGCGGAGATCGCCTTCGCGGTGCTCCTCCTCCCCtacctcctcgtcctcgcctGGGTCGCCTTCCCGCAGCGCCCCGGCAAGCCCGACCCGGCCGCGCCCGTCTTCCCGGGCCTCGGCGGGCGGCTCCGCCTCGCCGTGCACACCGCGGCGGGGTTCGTCGTCGGCGCCGCGCTCCCGGCGCTCTACATCCTCGACGGGCTCCGGGCCGGGGACAcggccggcgtcgccgccgcggcgccgcacgCGTTCCTCCTCTCCGCGCAGGTCTTCACCGAGGGcatcgcggcggcgtggccgggcACGTTCTCGCTCCCCGTCAGGGCCGCGGTGCCCGTGATGTACAGCGCGCGCAGGATGTTCGCGGCGTCCGAGTGGCTGCGGGAGGAGCTGCAGGAGCGCGACGAGCTCGGGCGTGGCccgcccgcggcgccgcggcgggtgGCGGCCGGCAGGGCGCTCGCGGCCGCCAACCTGGCCTTCTGGGGGTTCAACCTGTTCGCCTTCCTGCTGCCGTTCTACCTGCCCAAGGCGCTCCGGAGGTACTACCTCGGCACCGACCATGAGGATGATGGTGACCATCGCTCGCGCGCCaaggagcagcagcagaagcagctgCAGGAGGGTGAAGAGAAGAAAGATTCGTAGGTCCGGATTAGCTAGCTGGAGATGTTTCCGACTAGTGCATGTCACCTGTGTGTGTGTATGCGCCTTCATCAATCGACACTAGTTATTTTATTTCAATCATGCCCAACAAAAAAGgttccttgttttctttttgcttGATGCTACCAGCAACGCTTGCAGTTGCAGATCAGCTTCTACTACCATCGATAGAGGGCCTGTACCAGTTATGGGCTTGTGACTTCTGAATGGTAGCAATCACTCGAACAAATGCATTCGCTCatgttgctctctctctctctctctctctctctctctctctctctctctctctctctctctctctctcttaaaaATTGCGTTGCTGACAAAACTAATCGCCCTTGTTGAATGCCGAGTACTGAGAAGCTAATCTGGACTGGTTCTGTCACTTGCTGCATTGTTTATGATGCGCTTACATTTACATAGGCATGTAGTAGCGGCTAGTCCCATAGTGCAGTGTGCCGTCCGAATCTGCTGCCTGATGTGGTGGTTCTACCGCAAAGGGCCCTCGGGCTTCTCCGGCGCCTCCACGGCCGAGGAGGTCACCGCCGGCGTCGACGGCCGCGGCCTGGTCGCCGTCATCACCGGTAAGTACTTCCGCTCTGCTCCAGTTACTCTTAAGCTGTTCCATTCAGCTAGCTCGCGCGTCCCCTCCGACCTCAATCTCTGTCGCTGGATCCGTGCCGATCAAAACTCCGAAGTCGAGGTGCTGCCTTGGATGCCGACATTCATAATGGCGACCGACCGGACTGGCCGGAGTTCGAAATTGTTTCGCCCGTTCGCATCGGAGGGAACTCATGACTTGAGCTGATTCTGAACCCGTTGTTCGGCGCAGGTGCGTCCAGCGGCATCGGGCTGGAGACTGCGCGCGTCCTGGCGATGCGCGGCGTGCACGTTGTCATGGCCGTGCGCAACGTCTCCGCCGGCCTCGCGGCCCAGGAGGCCATCGCGGCGAAGATCCCCGGCGCGAGAATGGACGTGCTGGAGCTGGACCTCAGCTCCATGGCTTCAGTGAGGAGATTCGCCTCCGAGTTCGAGTCTCTGAACCTTCCCCTCAACATTCTCATGTACGAACGAACAATTCCTCCTACTTCATACAGTACCACAAGAGATCACAAAGAAGTTGAAATGAAGGCGGCCTGAATTTGGCCGTTGCTTTGGATCTGTTTGGTTGACTTGATGTACATTTCGGCAGCAACAACGCTGGAGTGATGACGAGGTACTGCAAGCTTTCCTGTGACGGCCTGGAATTGCATTTCGCCACTAATCACATTGGTGCGTCTTCTATATTAGCACTACATCCCCAATTGCGTGAATTGTTCTAGTGCTTCTCTAGTTTAACTGCAAAATAGAATAGTGTGGCTTGGATATCTGAATGTTCTGTATGTCTATTTAGGCTTGTTTTATAAGTTATCAGCATACTGATTCTGAGAATGCAGTAGCGTTTGACTTGGATGGCAGGCCATTTTCTTCTAACAAACCTCTTACTCGAGAACATGAAGAACAGCTGCAGGGACAGTGGTGTTGAGGGGAGGATCGTCAATCTGACATCTTCGGGTCATTTCATGACCTATCCTGAAGGGATATGTTTCGATAAAATTCATGATCCTTCAGGGCAATCCATGCAGAGGTCAATTGGAATTCTCTTGGAAAATTGGGGCATGTTGCTGCCTGTAGAAATAATGCCAACAAGTTTGTTTTATCTTAACCTTACGCAGTTTGAACGACTTTATTGCTTATGGTCAATCAAAGCTTGCCAACATTCTTCATTGTAATGAACTGTCCCGAATCCTCAAGGTATCTTAGCTCTTTGCCACGGAGTAAGGTCACTAAAAGCGAATGTATGAACTGGCCAGTAACCGAATAAGCTATATATTCATTATAAACAGGAGGAAGGAATGAATACTTCTGCTAATGCAGTTCATCCTGGTGTCATCACGACGAACCTTTTTAGGGACAGGACTATTGTCTCTGGTATTTTCTCAAATCTTACCTTTGATTTTACATGTTATTTAAAAAGGAAAGGGCTTCTGATCCATCCAATTATGTCAAATAGTTTCTGGCTTCTACCTTGAAAAAATTTATATGGAGCCCTATTTTTGCTGGCATTTATAAGTGTTCCCTCTGCTTTTGCAGTTCTATTGAACTCCATTGGAAAAATCATCTGCAGAAGTGTAGAACAGGTATACTCACCTCTTGTGGAACATTTACATGGAGTTTATATTAACATCTCAGTGGTGGAATATGCATTGAACCTAACCAACTTCGTCTTATATTTGTTAAAGGGTGCTGCAACGACATGCTATGTGGCAATGCATCCTCAAATCAAGGGCTTAAGTGGGAAATACTTTGCCAACTGCAATATAGGCAGCCCAAGCTCGCAAGCTTCTGATCCTGAGTTGGCCAAGAAGCTATGGCAGTTCAGCTTGCAGACAGTGTCTTCCTGATCAAGTGCATATCTGAACAAGTGATGCACAGATTGTTGTACTTAATGTTTACAGGGCTCTTCTGGGTATATGTTGTCGGTGTATGTACTGCTATCAATTAAATTGTCTCCATCTGgatcaaaattttaaatttaaacacCACACTATGATAAAGTTATTACATTTTTTTACATAAGTCTCAAGACATTTTGAAGGTCTTTGTGAAAAGTTAGCATTTTGCAATGTTCATGTACAATCACACAACGACAAACTCAATAGGTAACAATAGCTTTTTTTAGATCAACAGGTAACAGTAACTGAAACAACATTTAGGGAGACGCTGATCACAAAAGAAGACATTTGTCTTCCCACGTCTTGGAGGATTTATCTGtaatttctcttctttttttcagCCATGTATTCACCATTGTTTTGGACTGAACTAAAATTTGTCTCTTTCATTATTTCATCATGCATGTAATGTTATTCGATCGACCACTTCAGTGTTTTGGTCCTTTGttgttattttttcttttactaTCTCCTATCTGATGTATTTTCGATTTTTTTATGTTTCAAGGTCTTTTGTGGTGTTTTTATTATTTAGTTAATTTTTTAATATCAATTTTTATTGATATAAAGCAACTAGATTTTTCACATGCTAGTGCTTAAGGGTTCCATGGTATATCATGGATTGTTCTTGTCGTGAAAATTCATTGGTCCAATAACATGATTTAACTGTTCCTCCAACATTTAAAAATTATtcctattgtgtagtttaatgaTTTTCTTCTTACATGATTTCAATTTATACAATTtacattttataaaattttcgTGTGCTATTATTTTTTACTTgcttatttaattctaatagaTTAATTTAATTATTTCTATTATATATTTCAACTGTTGTTCTTATACAATTTTAACGAAAAATAGTTAAATCCGTTTCAACGGTTTTTACCTAAATTTTCGGTTAGATCCGTTTGGTTTGGTCATCTTTTATTGttgacaggtgggccttagTCCATCATGTATACGAGTTAAACTAAACCTTTCCTCCACGAGTCGACCACGtagatccctacaaattaacgTGCCAATACGTATCCAATACTTATACTAACTTTATCCGTAGCAACGCATGAGACAATTGTCTAGTTCTTTTACAATTGCCTAACTTTATCCGTGTTCTTTTATAACTTTATGTATTTTAGTTCTTTGTGTTACATAATTTCAGTTTGTACTTGTTGGCTTGTTGCCGTGAAAATCGGACGGTGGTCTTCACGGAACGAGACATGCTAAGGCCTAAGAGATCTGCTTAGGTCCAGTGCAGCTCATGATCTCAAGATTCACGGCGTGCTAGTAAATCTAATCTGTAATTGATAAGGAAAATTATATTAATAATTAAAACGAACACATCGGCTGAGATTCCGAAGAGTTCTAAAGTGATGTCGACCATTAGGTTCTATGCAAAGCTAATCATctattaaatttccaaatctTGAGGGTAGTTAATTTTGAGGCATATTTTAAAGTCTCTAAAAGTAGCCGATTGAAATCTTTGAACAGCCGATTGAAATCTTGAACCATATTGAAACAAGTTCCCTTTTGTAAAGAGATCAATCCAACTGATAAAATCttgctattactaattggaggctcattTAGAGTCTCCACATGGAGCCACCTAGAATTCTAGGTGGACATTCTAAAAAAcagagaaatcctataaatcCTCACAAAAGTAAGAAACATCAAGCCATCAATCCAGCGACTCTAATCTTTCTATAAAaaattgaaacaattgaaactcTTTCTCACCAAAATTAGGCCAACTGTACCCCTCACGaaggccccacttgtcaggccaaaaggtttgacgaaagggAGGGGGATTGGTTTTGTCTACCAGAAACCACCAAAAGCTAAATTTTTTTACTAAAGCCTTTTACATACCCACCTCTTGTACTCACATATTACTTTCCTTTAGCACACACTTTGCTTTGCTTTGCATATGCATTCACCCATAATTCGTGTCATTATttgttttggaaggataataattggcATCATTATTTTATGGAAGAAAtacgtgtattatttttggaaaaaaatggcATCTTGCTTGATCACTATACTTTCCTTTGCACATGCATTTACCCGTAATTCGCGTCAgtaaggataataattgacatcattattttatggaaggaaaagaaagatgtgtattatttttagaaaCAAAATAAATGACATCGTTGCTTGATGGAAGGAAAATTAAATACGTGCATGTGGCATGTACATCTCCGCTAGTTATAATAATCATCGGATTTGTTatatttcctaataaattatccatctatgccattataaaaatagactaaaggaactccctaaacatgtatctaaattactcatCCTTGCcactataaaaaaaatctaaagtaacccctatcTTTGTGTAGATTActcacctatgccattataaaaatagtacaaatagccccctaaatttgtatataaattatccaattatattattattattacaagttaaattacacCTAAATCTGAacctaaattatataattataataaaatattaaagtgcaccaatataaaattataaattactatttctattattattaatatattttatattactatttatataaaaataccatccatgatatatgtcaccatatatttatgtatgatggaagagataagaataccaattcacaaacaaaagttcaacaaaaatatatatcgaatacatatggaggtgtgatgcaaaataaaatctattataactaaataatgataaatatatattttagagtatgtagAAGAGTGTAGAAGGTAGACATATGGCAACACCATATGAGCCATAGAGTCATATATATAGGTGGACTCTCCTCCCTCAACCCATGCTTAAGTAGAACCCATTTGGAGATGGCATAGGTAGACACTATGGAGAGTTGAGTGACATACCATTGGATGGCATGAGTAGAGTGTTGTAGGGTAGTCACATAAAAAATGGAAGAGTTGTTGTGTTGTACTAAGTTAGGGTGAATAAAGAGTTGAGTCCCCATATAGACTTGGTCTTCCGTACTGGTGTCTAGGTGAAGGTCTCTTTGGTGTAGTGTGGGTATAAGGTCCGCAGAAGAAGTGGTATCACCCTATTTTGGTACCACTTCTCGAAAGTCAATGTCAAGGTTAGGTGCACCGATTTTTCAACAAAGCCAATATGGTTTATGCGCTTGCTGCAGCTGCAACAACTGCTCTTTTATGTTATTGTTTCAATGGTAGCTATGAAATTTGTTATGATGTTTAGAAAGAATAGGATAACTCGTAGAAGGTGCCCAGGTGACATGACAATGAGCCTTGTTAGTGCTATCATCTTGAAAAGATTGTGAGGCTTATAGCAGTCGATGACAATTGCAAGTTGATTTATCATGAAATTTGACAATGAGAACTTCAACGCGTGGGATCCGAGTGCCTATGCTCTAAGAACCGCTACAACTACAGCTACCTTGTAGTTGGCATGAAACACAGTAGCCTCGAACTGCTGGACTCTACCCCTAGGCTTCATCTGTCGAACGTAGATCTTGCTCTGTGGGTCTCCCTTGGTATGCTCTATGACATG
This window contains:
- the LOC120687185 gene encoding uncharacterized protein LOC120687185 produces the protein MSGGVGPTAGGGITLPSMGAPPPPLHPTPTSPTARPHHHYYLFSIKQLNTLGAAAVLAFSTTVPLAEIAFAVLLLPYLLVLAWVAFPQRPGKPDPAAPVFPGLGGRLRLAVHTAAGFVVGAALPALYILDGLRAGDTAGVAAAAPHAFLLSAQVFTEGIAAAWPGTFSLPVRAAVPVMYSARRMFAASEWLREELQERDELGRGPPAAPRRVAAGRALAAANLAFWGFNLFAFLLPFYLPKALRRYYLGTDHEDDGDHRSRAKEQQQKQLQEGEEKKDS
- the LOC120687184 gene encoding short-chain dehydrogenase TIC 32, chloroplastic-like isoform X2 — protein: MMRLHLHRHVVAASPIVQCAVRICCLMWWFYRKGPSGFSGASTAEEVTAGVDGRGLVAVITGASSGIGLETARVLAMRGVHVVMAVRNVSAGLAAQEAIAAKIPGARMDVLELDLSSMASVRRFASEFESLNLPLNILINNAGVMTRYCKLSCDGLELHFATNHIGHFLLTNLLLENMKNSCRDSGVEGRIVNLTSSGHFMTYPEGICFDKIHDPSGLNDFIAYGQSKLANILHCNELSRILKEEGMNTSANAVHPGVITTNLFRDRTIVSVLLNSIGKIICRSVEQGAATTCYVAMHPQIKGLSGKYFANCNIGSPSSQASDPELAKKLWQFSLQTVSS
- the LOC120687184 gene encoding short-chain dehydrogenase TIC 32, chloroplastic-like isoform X1 → MMRLHLHRHVVAASPIVQCAVRICCLMWWFYRKGPSGFSGASTAEEVTAGVDGRGLVAVITGASSGIGLETARVLAMRGVHVVMAVRNVSAGLAAQEAIAAKIPGARMDVLELDLSSMASVRRFASEFESLNLPLNILINNAGVMTRYCKLSCDGLELHFATNHIGHFLLTNLLLENMKNSCRDSGVEGRIVNLTSSGHFMTYPEGICFDKIHDPSGQSMQSLNDFIAYGQSKLANILHCNELSRILKEEGMNTSANAVHPGVITTNLFRDRTIVSVLLNSIGKIICRSVEQGAATTCYVAMHPQIKGLSGKYFANCNIGSPSSQASDPELAKKLWQFSLQTVSS